In a genomic window of Streptomyces sp. BHT-5-2:
- a CDS encoding acyl-CoA dehydrogenase family protein: MAPTTPCTHTVTNQPPPLTGYDVFAADPALTEGVARYVAGEHLGEAREELGRLGQAAGSAQAQRWGEQANAYPPVLRTHDRYGHRIDEVEFHPAWHRLLGHAVTAGLTDAWERPHGHVRRTAGFLVWTQVEAGHGCPLSMTHAAVPALRAEPELAAVWEPLLTSRVYEAELRPAARKSGALAGMAMTEKQGGSDVRANTTRAQPLAAAGEYALTGHKWFCSAPMSDAFLVLAQAPGGLTCFLLPRVLPDGTRNTFRIQRLKDKLGNRSNASAEVEFDGRTWARRVGEEGRGVATILEMVAATRLDCVTASAAVMRQAVAQALHHTAYREAFGRRLAEQPLMRNVLADLAVESEAATTLALRLAAAYDGGTARDRAFLRLAVPAAKYWVTKRCTPLVAEALECLGGNGYVEESGLPRLLREAPLNSIWEGAGNVQALDVLRALRREPAALDAYLSEIGTARGADHRLDRAIRGLLTELADLEGIEARARRLTERLALVLQGALLVRYAPPEVADAFCAARLGGDAGAAFGTLPHTLDLAAVVERARPEVTG, translated from the coding sequence ATGGCACCTACCACACCTTGTACGCATACCGTGACGAACCAACCGCCGCCGCTGACCGGCTACGACGTCTTCGCCGCCGACCCGGCGCTCACCGAGGGGGTGGCCCGGTACGTCGCCGGGGAGCACCTGGGCGAGGCGCGCGAGGAGCTGGGCCGGCTGGGGCAGGCGGCCGGTTCGGCCCAGGCGCAGCGCTGGGGCGAACAGGCCAACGCGTATCCGCCGGTGCTGCGCACCCACGACCGCTACGGCCACCGCATCGACGAGGTGGAGTTCCACCCGGCCTGGCACCGGCTGCTGGGGCACGCCGTCACGGCCGGGCTGACCGACGCCTGGGAGCGCCCGCACGGGCACGTCCGGCGCACCGCCGGCTTCCTGGTGTGGACGCAGGTGGAGGCGGGGCACGGCTGCCCGCTGTCGATGACCCACGCCGCGGTGCCGGCGCTGCGCGCCGAGCCGGAGCTCGCGGCGGTGTGGGAACCGCTGCTGACGTCACGGGTGTACGAGGCCGAACTCCGGCCGGCCGCACGGAAGTCGGGCGCGCTGGCGGGGATGGCGATGACGGAGAAGCAGGGCGGCAGCGACGTCCGGGCGAACACCACCCGGGCGCAGCCGCTGGCGGCGGCCGGGGAGTACGCCCTGACCGGCCACAAGTGGTTCTGCTCGGCGCCGATGTCGGACGCGTTCCTGGTGCTGGCGCAGGCGCCCGGCGGGCTCACCTGCTTCCTGCTGCCGCGGGTGCTGCCGGACGGCACCCGCAACACCTTCCGGATCCAGCGGCTGAAGGACAAGCTCGGCAACCGCTCGAACGCCTCCGCGGAGGTGGAGTTCGACGGGCGCACCTGGGCGCGCCGGGTCGGCGAGGAGGGGCGCGGGGTGGCGACGATCCTGGAGATGGTCGCGGCGACCCGGCTGGACTGCGTCACCGCGTCGGCGGCGGTGATGCGGCAGGCGGTGGCGCAGGCACTGCACCACACCGCGTACCGGGAGGCGTTCGGGCGCAGGCTGGCCGAGCAGCCGCTGATGCGCAACGTGCTGGCCGACCTGGCGGTGGAGTCGGAGGCGGCGACCACCCTGGCGCTGCGGCTGGCGGCGGCCTACGACGGCGGCACCGCGCGGGACCGGGCCTTCCTGCGGCTGGCGGTGCCGGCGGCCAAGTACTGGGTGACCAAGCGGTGCACGCCGCTGGTGGCGGAGGCGCTGGAGTGCCTGGGCGGCAACGGCTATGTGGAGGAGTCGGGGCTGCCGCGGCTGCTGCGCGAGGCGCCGCTGAACTCGATCTGGGAGGGCGCGGGCAACGTCCAGGCGCTCGATGTGCTGCGGGCGCTGCGGCGCGAGCCCGCGGCGCTGGACGCGTATCTGTCCGAGATCGGCACCGCCCGGGGCGCCGACCACCGGTTGGACCGGGCGATCCGGGGGCTGCTGACCGAACTCGCCGATCTGGAGGGCATCGAGGCCCGCGCCCGGCGGCTGACCGAGCGGCTGGCGCTGGTGCTCCAGGGGGCGCTGCTGGTGCGGTACGCGCCGCCGGAGGTGGCCGATGCGTTCTGCGCCGCCCGGCTCGGCGGCGACGCGGGGGCGGCGTTCGGCACACTGCCGCACACGCTGGACCTGGCGGCGGTGGTGGAACGGGCGCGACCGGAGGTGACCGGGTAG
- the pcaH gene encoding protocatechuate 3,4-dioxygenase subunit beta — MTAPAPSAPPSPAPAPYRGAPDRHPRHPRLPVAPGTDPEAVELTGPVFGLSDVGELDADLTRQHPGVPLGERITVTGHVLDRAGRPVRGQLVEIWQANAAGRYAHRQDRNPAPQDPNFTGVGRCLTDDHGRYAFTTIRPGAYPLPDERTWRPAHIHFSLFGTAFTQRLVTQMYFPGDPLLPYDEILASVPDPADRHRLVAAYDHELSLPAGPLAYRWDVVLDGPSATRTEEGR; from the coding sequence ATGACCGCACCGGCCCCCTCCGCCCCGCCGTCCCCGGCCCCCGCGCCGTACCGCGGTGCGCCGGACCGCCACCCCCGGCACCCGCGCCTCCCCGTCGCCCCCGGCACCGACCCGGAGGCCGTGGAGCTGACCGGGCCGGTCTTCGGCCTCTCCGACGTCGGCGAGCTGGACGCCGACCTCACCCGGCAGCACCCCGGCGTGCCGCTCGGCGAGCGGATCACCGTCACCGGCCACGTCCTGGACCGCGCCGGCCGCCCGGTCCGCGGCCAGCTCGTCGAGATCTGGCAGGCCAACGCCGCCGGCCGGTACGCCCACCGGCAGGACCGCAACCCGGCGCCGCAGGACCCGAACTTCACCGGCGTCGGCCGCTGCCTCACCGACGACCACGGCCGCTACGCCTTCACCACCATCAGGCCCGGCGCCTACCCGCTGCCCGACGAGCGCACCTGGCGCCCGGCCCACATCCACTTCTCCCTCTTCGGCACCGCCTTCACCCAACGGCTGGTCACCCAGATGTACTTCCCCGGCGACCCGCTCCTGCCCTACGACGAGATCCTCGCGTCGGTCCCGGACCCCGCCGACCGCCACCGCCTGGTCGCCGCCTACGACCACGAACTGTCGCTCCCCGCGGGACCGCTGGCCTACCGCTGGGACGTGGTCCTCGACGGCCCGTCCGCCACCCGGACCGAGGAGGGCCGCTGA
- a CDS encoding IclR family transcriptional regulator C-terminal domain-containing protein: protein MPPSARPAPSAPTPPPEAVTPLLRTLAVLRALTDAGGRAAVSDLVRTTGLARASADRILSTLAALGHVRAEGREAALAPGLLELGNAYLAATGLPDRLGPLADRLADTLDESVSLAVPDGDGVRFVHQATRRRAMSLAFRIGDLLPAERGAPGALFAADWSPAEWRRWRARRAADPADAGFPAVPARAAGEAAPTGARRIAADFAARVAAARTAGWSLDDQLIEPGLIAVAVPVRDPAGGPACAVSVVSHTSRHSAAGLPEAVLPRLRETVAAMEAALAAPGAPAAPADPDAGRRTAARRAAKRQLGPGFVESVARGLAVLTAFGAGRSALTLSAVAEATGLPRATARRALITLEHLGYTASSEGRHRLTPQVLDLGFARLSGLTLPDLARPHLAALAERVGESASLAVLADEDDVAGRAHRAVRYVAAVPAARIMSVTVSPGGRAPARATAPGRVLLAALPPAGGPAGPPGSLDRVRTDGHALVDDELEAGLRSVAVPVRDRTGRTVAAVAVSAHAAGRAPAAARDAVLPALRETAAAVEAELRVAGRYLPVPVP, encoded by the coding sequence TTGCCGCCGTCCGCCCGCCCCGCCCCGTCCGCCCCGACGCCGCCGCCGGAGGCGGTGACGCCGCTGCTGCGCACGCTGGCCGTGCTGCGTGCGCTGACGGATGCCGGCGGCCGGGCGGCGGTGAGCGATCTGGTGCGGACCACCGGTCTGGCGCGCGCCAGCGCGGACCGGATCCTGAGCACCCTCGCCGCCCTGGGCCACGTCCGCGCCGAGGGCCGCGAGGCGGCGCTCGCCCCCGGCCTGCTGGAACTGGGCAACGCCTATCTGGCCGCCACCGGCCTGCCGGACCGGCTCGGTCCGCTCGCCGACCGCCTCGCCGACACCCTCGACGAGTCGGTGTCGCTGGCCGTCCCGGACGGCGACGGGGTGCGCTTCGTCCACCAGGCGACCCGGCGCCGCGCCATGTCGCTGGCGTTCCGCATCGGCGATCTGCTGCCGGCCGAACGGGGCGCGCCGGGCGCGCTGTTCGCGGCGGACTGGAGTCCGGCGGAGTGGCGCCGCTGGCGGGCGCGCCGGGCCGCCGACCCGGCCGACGCGGGCTTCCCCGCCGTACCGGCCCGGGCCGCCGGCGAGGCCGCGCCGACCGGGGCCCGCCGGATCGCGGCGGACTTCGCGGCGCGGGTGGCCGCGGCCCGGACCGCCGGCTGGTCCTTGGACGACCAGCTCATCGAACCGGGCCTGATCGCGGTGGCGGTGCCGGTCCGGGACCCGGCCGGCGGACCGGCCTGCGCGGTGAGCGTGGTCAGCCACACCAGCCGGCACAGCGCCGCCGGGCTGCCGGAGGCGGTCCTCCCCCGGCTGCGCGAGACCGTCGCCGCCATGGAGGCCGCCCTGGCCGCGCCGGGCGCGCCGGCCGCCCCCGCGGACCCGGACGCCGGCCGCCGGACCGCGGCCCGGCGCGCCGCCAAGCGGCAACTGGGGCCCGGATTCGTGGAGTCCGTCGCCCGCGGGCTGGCGGTCCTCACCGCGTTCGGCGCCGGCCGGTCCGCGCTGACGCTGTCCGCCGTCGCCGAGGCCACCGGGCTCCCCCGCGCCACCGCCCGGCGCGCCCTGATCACCCTGGAGCACCTCGGCTACACCGCCTCTTCCGAAGGACGCCACCGGCTCACCCCGCAGGTACTGGACCTGGGCTTCGCGCGGCTCTCCGGGCTCACCCTGCCCGACCTGGCCCGGCCCCACCTGGCCGCGCTGGCCGAACGGGTCGGCGAGTCGGCCTCGTTGGCGGTGCTGGCCGACGAGGACGACGTCGCCGGCCGCGCCCACCGGGCCGTCCGGTACGTCGCCGCGGTGCCCGCCGCCCGCATCATGAGCGTCACCGTCAGCCCGGGCGGGCGCGCCCCGGCGCGGGCCACCGCGCCCGGCCGGGTGCTGCTGGCCGCGCTGCCGCCCGCGGGGGGCCCGGCCGGGCCGCCGGGCTCGCTGGACCGGGTCCGCACCGACGGCCACGCCCTGGTGGACGACGAACTGGAGGCGGGGCTGCGCTCCGTGGCGGTGCCGGTGCGGGACCGTACCGGGCGGACGGTGGCCGCGGTCGCGGTGTCCGCCCATGCGGCGGGCCGGGCGCCGGCGGCCGCCCGGGACGCCGTGCTGCCCGCGCTGCGCGAGACCGCCGCCGCCGTGGAAGCGGAGCTGCGGGTGGCCGGGCGCTATCTGCCGGTTCCGGTGCCGTGA
- the pcaD gene encoding 3-oxoadipate enol-lactonase, translating into MTPPAAPALHHTADGPPGAPPLVLGPSLGTALTLWDAQLPALVRRFHVLRWDLPGHGGSPVDALADPRSATVPELAGLVLALADSHGLDRFAYAGVSLGGAVGAWIAAHHPGRIASLALICSSAWFGEPAGWRERAALVRAKGTDAVADTAAGRWFTPAFATAPEATALVEALRTDVTPEGYAACCDALAAFDLRSALPRIAAPTLVVAGRADPATPPAHARELADGIPGAHLVELSGAAHLAGVERPAEVLAALLAHLAPLHTHPDPGTDL; encoded by the coding sequence ATGACGCCGCCCGCCGCCCCCGCACTGCACCACACCGCCGACGGCCCGCCCGGCGCCCCGCCGCTCGTCCTCGGCCCGTCCCTGGGCACCGCGCTCACCCTCTGGGACGCCCAACTCCCGGCCCTGGTCCGCCGGTTCCACGTCCTGCGCTGGGACCTCCCGGGCCACGGCGGCAGCCCCGTCGACGCCCTGGCCGACCCCCGGTCCGCCACCGTCCCCGAACTGGCCGGGCTGGTCCTCGCCCTCGCCGACTCCCACGGCCTCGACCGGTTCGCCTACGCCGGCGTCTCGTTGGGCGGCGCGGTGGGCGCCTGGATCGCCGCGCACCACCCGGGCCGGATCGCCTCGCTCGCCCTGATCTGCTCCTCCGCGTGGTTCGGCGAGCCGGCCGGCTGGCGCGAACGGGCCGCCCTGGTCCGTGCCAAGGGCACCGACGCGGTCGCCGACACGGCCGCCGGCCGCTGGTTCACCCCCGCCTTCGCCACCGCCCCCGAGGCCACCGCCCTCGTCGAGGCACTCCGCACGGACGTCACCCCCGAGGGGTACGCGGCCTGCTGCGACGCCCTCGCCGCCTTCGACCTGCGCTCCGCCCTGCCCCGGATCGCCGCCCCCACCCTCGTCGTGGCCGGCCGCGCCGACCCGGCCACCCCGCCCGCGCACGCCCGTGAACTCGCCGACGGCATCCCGGGCGCCCACCTCGTCGAACTGTCCGGCGCCGCCCACCTCGCCGGCGTGGAACGCCCCGCCGAGGTCCTCGCCGCCCTCCTCGCCCACCTCGCCCCCCTCCACACCCACCCCGACCCGGGAACGGACCTCTGA
- a CDS encoding helix-turn-helix domain-containing protein — protein MSDRPIDRAGERPAGQPLESAVRSAQDIRETARRLAGLHETALTGDHLPADLPRDTPRTVIGESWRRVLDRGVDPERGSDQHPLSVAELEHRRQKSQLASILPVLGGGLLPTADAAQQIMVVTDADGRVLWREGSAPIRRMADRLGFERGADWTEGTVGTNAIGTALVARSPVLVHSAEHFLRSHHTWTCAAAPLHDPRDGRLLGTVDVSGPAHSFHPTTLALVSAVARLAEGELRSRHHASLERLRASAAPVLARIGGRALAVDPHGWTAAVTGMTPPDRVALPKEPAAGPLWLPRYGMCTLEPLPGGWLIRPGRPEPAAGPHRVVLDLGGPGGPAVTVAGPAGSWSHALTPRHAELLFLLAARPPGRSAAELARDLFGDGGRTVTVRAELSRLRRHLGGVLAHRPYRFADGVEVDLRLPARPAELLPHSTAPAVLAARRAGAGAGRG, from the coding sequence GTGAGCGACAGACCGATCGACAGGGCCGGGGAGCGGCCGGCCGGACAACCGCTCGAGAGCGCCGTCCGATCGGCCCAGGACATCCGGGAGACCGCGCGGCGGCTGGCCGGCCTGCACGAGACGGCGCTGACCGGCGACCACCTGCCGGCGGACCTGCCCCGGGACACGCCCCGCACGGTGATCGGCGAGTCCTGGCGGCGGGTGCTGGACCGCGGGGTGGACCCGGAGCGCGGCAGCGACCAACACCCGCTGTCCGTCGCGGAGTTGGAGCACCGGCGGCAGAAGTCGCAGCTGGCGTCGATACTGCCGGTGCTCGGCGGCGGACTGCTGCCGACCGCCGACGCCGCCCAGCAGATCATGGTGGTCACCGACGCCGACGGCCGGGTGCTGTGGCGGGAGGGCAGCGCCCCGATCCGGCGGATGGCCGACCGGCTGGGCTTCGAGAGGGGCGCCGACTGGACGGAGGGGACGGTCGGCACGAACGCGATCGGCACCGCGCTGGTGGCCCGCAGCCCGGTGCTGGTGCACTCCGCCGAGCACTTCCTGCGCAGCCACCACACCTGGACGTGTGCCGCGGCGCCGCTGCACGACCCGCGCGACGGGCGGTTGCTGGGCACGGTGGACGTCAGCGGCCCGGCCCACTCGTTCCATCCGACGACGCTGGCCCTGGTCTCCGCGGTGGCGCGGCTCGCCGAGGGCGAGTTGCGGAGCCGGCACCACGCGTCCCTGGAGCGGCTGCGGGCGAGCGCGGCGCCGGTGCTGGCGCGGATCGGCGGGCGGGCACTGGCCGTCGATCCGCACGGCTGGACGGCGGCGGTGACGGGCATGACCCCGCCGGACCGGGTGGCGCTGCCCAAGGAGCCGGCGGCCGGGCCGCTGTGGCTGCCGCGGTACGGGATGTGCACGCTGGAGCCGCTGCCGGGCGGCTGGTTGATCCGGCCCGGCCGGCCGGAGCCGGCGGCCGGGCCGCACCGGGTGGTGCTGGACCTCGGCGGGCCCGGCGGCCCGGCGGTCACGGTGGCGGGCCCCGCGGGCAGCTGGTCGCACGCGCTGACCCCGCGCCATGCCGAGCTGCTGTTCCTGCTGGCCGCCCGGCCACCCGGCCGCAGCGCCGCCGAGCTGGCCCGGGACCTCTTCGGCGACGGCGGACGGACGGTGACGGTCCGGGCCGAGCTGTCCCGGCTGCGGCGCCATCTCGGCGGGGTGCTGGCGCACCGGCCGTACCGCTTCGCCGACGGGGTGGAGGTGGATCTCCGGCTGCCGGCGAGGCCCGCGGAGCTGCTGCCGCACTCCACGGCGCCCGCGGTACTGGCGGCCCGCCGTGCGGGGGCCGGCGCCGGCCGGGGCTGA
- a CDS encoding YihY/virulence factor BrkB family protein, which yields MQPPNEPTEPHGPPRGRLTRARVLYRNVSKRRLVWLLLKDIVGSCMRYRVTGLAAEAAFWCLLSLPPLILGLLGVLGYTEAWIGHTTLENFRLHLLRAAGTVLSHRGVDEIARPLLTDVFTGRRPDVISLGFAIALWSGSRALNVFVDTITIMYGLDGRRGIVRTRLLSFALYVAALAAGAVALPLMVAGPDAVVGWLPAGQDIVRILYWPVVLVLSIAFLTTLYHVSVPVRSPWREDIPGAVVALAMWVLGSFLLRLYLTAAVEGPTIYGSLAAPVAVLLWIGVSAFAVLVGAAMNAALDRVWPSVATAAARAESERSRAGADGDDD from the coding sequence GTGCAGCCGCCGAACGAACCGACCGAACCGCACGGGCCGCCCCGGGGCCGCCTCACCCGCGCCCGGGTCCTCTACCGCAACGTCTCCAAGCGGCGGCTGGTCTGGCTGCTGCTCAAGGACATCGTCGGCAGCTGCATGCGCTACCGCGTCACCGGCCTGGCCGCCGAGGCGGCGTTCTGGTGTCTGCTCTCCCTGCCCCCGCTGATCCTGGGCCTGCTCGGCGTCCTCGGATACACCGAGGCGTGGATCGGCCACACCACGCTGGAGAACTTCCGCCTGCACCTGCTGCGCGCCGCCGGCACCGTGCTCTCCCACCGCGGTGTCGACGAGATCGCCCGCCCCCTGCTGACCGACGTCTTCACCGGCCGCCGCCCCGACGTCATCTCGCTGGGCTTCGCCATCGCCCTGTGGTCCGGCTCCCGCGCGCTGAACGTCTTCGTGGACACCATCACGATCATGTACGGGCTCGACGGCCGCCGCGGCATCGTCCGGACCCGGCTGCTGTCCTTCGCGCTCTACGTCGCCGCGCTGGCGGCCGGCGCCGTCGCCCTGCCGCTGATGGTGGCCGGACCCGACGCCGTCGTCGGCTGGCTCCCCGCCGGCCAGGACATCGTCCGCATCCTGTACTGGCCGGTGGTGCTGGTGCTGTCCATCGCCTTCCTCACCACCCTCTACCACGTGTCGGTGCCGGTCCGTTCGCCCTGGCGCGAGGACATCCCCGGCGCCGTGGTCGCACTGGCGATGTGGGTCCTGGGCAGCTTCCTGCTCCGCCTCTACCTGACGGCGGCCGTCGAGGGACCCACCATCTACGGCTCGTTGGCGGCCCCGGTCGCGGTCCTGCTGTGGATCGGCGTCTCCGCGTTCGCCGTCCTGGTCGGCGCCGCCATGAACGCCGCGCTGGACCGGGTGTGGCCCTCGGTCGCCACCGCCGCCGCCCGAGCGGAGAGCGAACGGAGCCGTGCGGGAGCCGACGGCGACGACGACTGA
- the pcaG gene encoding protocatechuate 3,4-dioxygenase subunit alpha: MPDTDGRGPLAPTPAQTIGPFFGHALPHPGGGLIAPEGHPDAVTVHGRVRDGAGAPVPDALLEFWQAGPDGSPAGASGSLRRDRATGEAPGRGAVFTGFGRVPTDADGRYAVRTLLPAGSPGAAPHLAVCVHARGLLHHLFTRVYFPEHAAAHAADPLLAGLPGERARTLLARPDGPGRYRFDVQLQQPADGSAEETVFLAFG; this comes from the coding sequence ATGCCGGACACCGACGGCCGCGGGCCGCTCGCCCCGACGCCCGCCCAGACCATCGGCCCCTTCTTCGGCCACGCCCTCCCGCACCCCGGTGGCGGCCTGATCGCGCCCGAGGGGCACCCCGACGCCGTCACCGTGCACGGCCGGGTGCGCGACGGGGCGGGCGCGCCGGTGCCGGACGCGCTGCTGGAGTTCTGGCAGGCCGGACCGGACGGCAGCCCGGCCGGCGCGTCCGGCTCGCTGCGCCGCGACCGGGCCACCGGCGAGGCACCGGGCCGCGGCGCGGTGTTCACCGGCTTCGGCCGGGTCCCCACCGACGCCGACGGACGGTACGCGGTGCGCACCCTGCTGCCCGCCGGAAGCCCGGGCGCCGCGCCGCACCTCGCGGTCTGCGTGCACGCCCGCGGCCTGCTGCACCACCTGTTCACCCGGGTCTACTTCCCCGAGCACGCCGCGGCGCACGCCGCCGACCCGCTGCTGGCGGGGCTGCCCGGGGAGCGCGCCCGCACCCTGCTGGCCCGTCCCGACGGCCCGGGCCGCTACCGCTTCGACGTGCAGCTCCAGCAGCCGGCGGACGGCTCCGCCGAGGAGACGGTGTTCCTTGCCTTCGGCTGA